Proteins encoded together in one Micromonospora auratinigra window:
- a CDS encoding ComEA family DNA-binding protein: MSTAPDGGWPGFPAGPPPGVWGKGDAATPVPSGPGPAVDWKWRLRHSWWLLLPLLGCSCLGGAGLLYVGLRARRPAWWIPGAAYLVLGWAGFLLVDGKTGTTSTRDNIGVSLFLAATFACLLHSVLVNPGWLRWRAGWRPWYQQPAGAGLAPPPVGWPPPAVSGFPPAYPGSPVGPGPGSPIAPVSGPGSPFAPTGPGHGPPGGLVAPGYPTASTWPAADPATAPWSAAVPPTAPWPAAPADPPRPGTAARGEPTRPWVDPTAPAATPAAATTVDVNTAPAGQLAGLPGFDAARAQRVLGERERRGGFGSVAEFVAAADLAPHEYARLRDILVCVPPAGPATPGQPHGRVLDF; the protein is encoded by the coding sequence ATGTCGACCGCGCCTGACGGCGGCTGGCCCGGCTTCCCGGCGGGCCCGCCGCCGGGTGTCTGGGGCAAGGGCGACGCGGCCACCCCGGTCCCGTCCGGCCCCGGGCCGGCCGTCGACTGGAAGTGGCGGCTGCGGCACAGCTGGTGGCTGCTGCTGCCGCTGCTCGGGTGCAGCTGCCTGGGCGGGGCCGGCCTGCTCTACGTCGGGCTGCGGGCCCGCCGTCCGGCCTGGTGGATCCCCGGGGCCGCCTACCTGGTGCTCGGCTGGGCCGGCTTCCTGCTCGTCGACGGCAAGACCGGCACCACCAGCACCCGCGACAACATCGGGGTCAGCCTGTTCCTGGCCGCCACGTTCGCCTGTCTGCTGCACTCCGTGCTGGTCAACCCCGGCTGGCTGCGCTGGCGGGCCGGCTGGCGGCCCTGGTACCAGCAGCCGGCCGGCGCCGGTCTCGCGCCACCGCCGGTCGGCTGGCCGCCCCCGGCCGTCAGCGGCTTCCCGCCGGCCTACCCGGGCAGCCCCGTCGGGCCCGGCCCGGGCTCGCCGATCGCGCCGGTCTCCGGGCCGGGATCGCCCTTCGCACCCACCGGGCCCGGCCACGGGCCGCCCGGCGGACTGGTGGCACCCGGCTACCCGACGGCCTCGACCTGGCCCGCCGCCGACCCGGCGACCGCGCCCTGGTCCGCCGCGGTGCCGCCGACCGCGCCGTGGCCGGCGGCCCCGGCCGACCCGCCGCGGCCGGGCACCGCGGCCCGGGGGGAGCCGACCCGGCCGTGGGTCGACCCGACCGCACCGGCGGCCACCCCCGCCGCGGCGACCACGGTGGACGTGAACACCGCCCCCGCCGGGCAGCTCGCCGGCCTGCCGGGCTTCGATGCGGCGCGGGCGCAGCGGGTGCTGGGCGAGCGGGAGCGGCGCGGTGGCTTCGGCAGCGTCGCCGAGTTCGTCGCCGCCGCCGACCTGGCCCCGCACGAGTACGCCCGACTGCGCGACATCCTGGTCTGCGTACCGCCGGCCGGGCCGGCCACACCTGGTCAGCCGCATGGACGCGTACTCGATTTCTGA
- a CDS encoding ABC transporter permease translates to MTTLTAPTATPTVDVAGPSPARLVGVELRKLADTRAGRWLLISIGLIAAVIVVVQLFVLDDAEKTFTAFFVPSLLPVGLLLPVLGILSITGEWSQRTALTTFALVPRRARVIAAKLAAVVLAALASVLVSLAVAAAGTLAARATGGAGAWTLDWHLVPYAALFQVVNGLMGAGFGLLLLNTPLAIVTYLLLPTVWSILSAMIKALHRPAQWLDTSITLGPLLEAHVTAAQWGRLAVSLLVWLAVPLVAGLVRTLRREVS, encoded by the coding sequence ATGACCACGCTCACCGCACCCACCGCCACGCCGACGGTCGACGTGGCCGGCCCGTCGCCGGCCCGCCTGGTCGGGGTGGAGCTGCGCAAGCTCGCCGACACCCGGGCCGGGCGCTGGCTGCTGATCAGCATCGGGCTCATCGCGGCCGTCATCGTCGTCGTGCAGCTCTTCGTGCTCGACGACGCCGAGAAGACCTTCACGGCGTTCTTCGTCCCGTCGCTGCTGCCGGTCGGGCTGCTGCTGCCGGTGCTGGGCATCCTCTCCATCACCGGCGAGTGGTCGCAGCGCACCGCCCTGACCACCTTCGCCCTGGTGCCCCGCCGGGCCCGGGTGATCGCCGCCAAACTGGCGGCCGTGGTGCTCGCCGCGCTGGCCTCGGTGCTGGTGAGCCTGGCCGTCGCCGCCGCCGGGACGCTCGCCGCCCGGGCCACCGGCGGGGCCGGCGCCTGGACCCTGGACTGGCACCTGGTCCCGTACGCGGCCCTGTTCCAGGTGGTGAACGGGCTGATGGGCGCGGGCTTCGGCCTGCTGCTGCTGAACACCCCGCTGGCGATCGTCACGTACCTGCTGCTGCCGACGGTGTGGAGCATCCTCTCCGCCATGATCAAGGCGCTGCACCGGCCGGCGCAGTGGCTGGACACCTCGATCACCCTGGGGCCGCTGCTGGAGGCGCACGTCACCGCCGCCCAGTGGGGCCGCCTGGCGGTGTCGTTGCTGGTCTGGCTGGCCGTACCGCTGGTCGCGGGACTGGTCCGGACGCTGCGGCGCGAGGTGTCCTGA
- a CDS encoding sensor histidine kinase: protein MSSAVVPDHPWLLPGSLVPAAVRRRTPRDWLVDAMAFLLSAAWVLLFVVDSSSGSPQLALPVGPGWLTEVDIVLGVLATGALWLRRRWPVGLAVATLPLALLSVSASVALLVVLFTVVVHQPLPLAAALVGWHLVTAPAYTALHPDPSMPFWPTLAWSALFIGAVVAWALFVRARRQLVLSLRDRAERAEAEQQLRVDQARQLERTRIAREMHDVLAHRISLLSLHAGALEFRPDASPEKIAKAAGVIRGSAHAALQDLREVIGVLRAEPEGGADPERPQPTLGDVPALIAESRAAGVRVAVVDQVVDGDAVPAAVGRSVYRIVQEGLTNARKHAPGAVVSVRLAGGPGAGLAVEIGNPWPVGGTGSAIPGTGTGLVGVAERVTLAGGRLEHGRTPDGDFRLSAWLPWAAS, encoded by the coding sequence GTGAGCAGCGCCGTCGTACCCGATCATCCCTGGCTGTTGCCGGGCTCCCTGGTCCCGGCGGCGGTGCGGCGCCGCACGCCCCGCGACTGGCTCGTCGACGCGATGGCGTTCCTGCTCTCCGCGGCCTGGGTGCTGCTCTTCGTCGTCGACTCGTCGAGCGGGTCGCCGCAGCTGGCACTGCCCGTCGGCCCCGGCTGGCTGACCGAGGTCGACATCGTCCTGGGGGTGCTCGCCACCGGGGCGCTCTGGTTGCGCCGGCGCTGGCCGGTCGGGCTCGCGGTGGCCACCCTGCCGCTGGCGCTGCTCTCGGTCAGCGCGTCGGTGGCGCTGCTGGTCGTCCTGTTCACGGTGGTGGTGCACCAGCCCCTGCCGCTGGCCGCCGCGCTGGTCGGCTGGCACCTGGTCACCGCGCCGGCCTACACCGCGCTGCACCCCGACCCCAGCATGCCGTTCTGGCCGACGCTGGCCTGGTCGGCGCTGTTCATCGGCGCGGTGGTGGCCTGGGCGCTGTTCGTCCGCGCCCGCCGCCAACTGGTGCTGTCGTTGCGGGACCGGGCCGAGCGCGCCGAGGCGGAGCAGCAGCTCCGGGTGGACCAGGCGCGCCAGCTCGAACGCACCCGCATCGCCCGGGAGATGCACGACGTGCTGGCGCACCGGATCTCGCTGCTCAGCCTGCACGCCGGCGCGCTGGAGTTCCGCCCGGACGCGTCACCGGAGAAGATCGCGAAGGCGGCCGGGGTGATCCGCGGCAGCGCGCACGCCGCGTTGCAGGACCTGCGGGAGGTGATCGGCGTGCTGCGGGCCGAGCCGGAGGGCGGCGCCGACCCGGAGCGGCCACAGCCCACGCTCGGCGACGTGCCCGCCCTGATCGCCGAGTCCCGTGCCGCCGGGGTCCGGGTCGCCGTGGTGGACCAGGTGGTCGACGGCGACGCGGTGCCGGCGGCGGTGGGGCGCAGCGTCTACCGGATCGTGCAGGAAGGGCTCACCAACGCCCGCAAGCACGCCCCCGGCGCGGTGGTCTCCGTCCGGCTGGCCGGTGGCCCGGGCGCCGGGCTGGCGGTGGAGATCGGCAACCCGTGGCCGGTGGGCGGGACCGGGTCGGCCATCCCGGGCACCGGCACCGGGCTGGTGGGCGTCGCCGAGCGGGTCACCCTCGCCGGTGGCCGGCTGGAGCACGGGCGTACCCCGGACGGCGACTTCCGGCTCTCCGCCTGGCTGCCCTGGGCGGCGTCGTGA
- a CDS encoding PPOX class F420-dependent oxidoreductase: MARSIATNTRVDRDALIEFLRPRHKVVLMTTRADGRPQSSPVSCGVDAEGRLVISTYPQRAKVANIRRDPRVSACVLSDDWNGPWVQVDGTAEVLDLPEALEPLVEYFRSISGEHPDWDEYRAAMVKQGKSLIRVTVEGWGPIATGGFPARLAD, from the coding sequence ATGGCACGCAGCATCGCGACCAACACCCGGGTCGACCGGGACGCCCTGATCGAGTTCCTCCGGCCCCGGCACAAGGTCGTGCTCATGACGACCCGCGCCGACGGGCGACCGCAGTCCTCCCCGGTCTCCTGCGGGGTCGACGCCGAGGGCCGCCTGGTCATCTCCACGTACCCGCAGCGGGCCAAGGTGGCCAACATCCGGCGCGACCCGCGGGTCTCCGCCTGCGTGCTCTCCGACGACTGGAACGGGCCCTGGGTGCAGGTCGACGGCACCGCCGAGGTGCTCGACCTGCCCGAGGCGCTCGAACCGCTGGTGGAGTACTTCCGCAGCATCTCCGGCGAGCACCCGGACTGGGACGAGTACCGCGCCGCGATGGTGAAGCAGGGCAAGTCGTTGATCCGGGTCACCGTCGAGGGCTGGGGCCCGATCGCCACCGGCGGCTTCCCCGCCCGGCTGGCCGACTGA
- a CDS encoding DUF2997 domain-containing protein, with amino-acid sequence MTGRPRVEVTVHPDGSVTAQTHDVLGERCLDYVAVLEDLLAARAVDSAYTADLTRAEATARQEEHDVDRA; translated from the coding sequence GTGACCGGCCGGCCTCGGGTCGAGGTGACCGTGCACCCGGACGGTTCGGTCACCGCGCAGACCCACGACGTGCTCGGTGAGCGCTGCCTGGACTACGTGGCGGTGCTGGAGGACCTGCTGGCGGCGCGGGCGGTGGACAGCGCGTACACGGCCGACCTCACCCGCGCCGAGGCGACCGCCCGGCAGGAGGAGCACGATGTCGACCGCGCCTGA
- a CDS encoding DUF6642 family protein encodes MARGGIFCIEGQWHRDLNERGSVLPTLELLERLGKIRYIHKDAATRDELFYFLDRWLLKQYADHRVGFFAMHGEPSRLCLTDWDSVALADVADRMAGRCEGRRLYFGSCSVLRASDAALRDFLDVTGAALICGFTREVDWVESAAFETVLLDVLANGQRHNAAELRMGSAHWAPLAAYLGFRVIYANGRAWRPAARPKVPAQATARRTADRPR; translated from the coding sequence TTGGCGCGTGGGGGCATCTTCTGCATCGAGGGACAGTGGCACCGCGACCTCAACGAGCGCGGCTCGGTCCTGCCCACCCTCGAACTGCTCGAACGGCTGGGCAAGATCCGTTACATCCACAAGGACGCCGCCACCCGCGACGAGCTCTTCTACTTCCTCGACCGCTGGCTGCTCAAGCAGTACGCCGACCACCGGGTCGGCTTCTTCGCCATGCACGGCGAGCCCAGCCGGCTCTGCCTCACCGACTGGGACTCCGTCGCACTGGCCGACGTGGCCGACCGGATGGCCGGGCGCTGCGAGGGACGCCGGCTCTACTTCGGCAGCTGCTCGGTGCTGCGCGCCTCCGACGCGGCGCTGCGCGACTTCCTCGACGTCACCGGGGCGGCGCTGATCTGCGGCTTCACCCGTGAGGTCGACTGGGTCGAGTCCGCCGCCTTCGAGACCGTGCTGCTCGACGTGCTCGCCAACGGGCAGCGGCACAACGCCGCCGAGCTGCGGATGGGCTCGGCGCACTGGGCGCCCCTGGCGGCGTACCTGGGCTTCCGGGTGATCTACGCCAACGGCCGGGCCTGGCGGCCGGCGGCACGGCCGAAGGTGCCCGCCCAGGCCACCGCGCGCCGCACCGCCGACCGGCCCCGCTGA
- a CDS encoding ABC transporter ATP-binding protein produces the protein MIEVDHLTKRYGPHTAVEDVSFRCEPGTVTGFLGPNGAGKSTTMRMLCGMTPPTSGGATVVGRPYRDLPNPGRVIGVLLDASAQHAGRTGREVLALAAATMGVDRGRIAATLDLVGLNATAARRRVGAYSLGMRQRLGLALALLGDPRVLVLDEPANGLDPEGIFWMRGLLRDFADRGGTVLLSSHLLREVEAVADRLVVIGGGRVVAQGGKDELLAGAGTLVRARDPHALRLTLDRAALPATANTDGGFVVRADPGAVGQAAADAGLVLTELRAAGSGGLEHLFLTLTAGSSTREAVR, from the coding sequence ATGATCGAAGTCGACCACCTGACCAAGCGGTACGGCCCGCACACCGCCGTCGAGGACGTCTCGTTCCGCTGCGAGCCCGGCACGGTGACCGGGTTCCTCGGCCCCAACGGCGCCGGCAAGTCCACCACCATGCGGATGCTCTGCGGGATGACCCCGCCCACCTCCGGCGGCGCCACCGTCGTCGGCCGGCCCTACCGCGACCTGCCCAACCCGGGCCGGGTGATCGGTGTGCTGCTCGACGCGTCGGCGCAGCACGCGGGGCGTACCGGCCGGGAGGTGCTGGCCCTGGCGGCGGCGACGATGGGCGTGGACCGGGGGCGGATCGCCGCCACCCTCGACCTGGTCGGGCTGAACGCGACCGCGGCCCGGCGGCGGGTCGGGGCGTACTCCCTCGGGATGCGCCAGCGGCTCGGCCTGGCGCTGGCGCTGCTGGGCGACCCCCGGGTGCTGGTCCTCGACGAGCCGGCCAACGGCCTCGACCCGGAGGGCATCTTCTGGATGCGCGGCCTGCTGCGCGACTTCGCCGACCGGGGCGGCACCGTGCTGCTCTCCTCGCACCTGCTGCGCGAGGTGGAGGCGGTGGCCGACCGGCTGGTGGTGATCGGCGGCGGCCGGGTGGTGGCGCAGGGCGGCAAGGACGAGCTGCTGGCCGGCGCCGGCACCCTGGTGCGCGCCCGCGACCCGCACGCGCTGCGGCTGACCCTGGACCGGGCCGCGCTGCCGGCCACCGCCAACACCGACGGCGGCTTCGTCGTCCGGGCCGACCCGGGCGCGGTCGGTCAGGCCGCCGCCGACGCGGGGCTGGTCCTCACCGAGCTGCGCGCCGCCGGCAGCGGCGGACTCGAACACCTCTTCCTCACCCTCACCGCCGGCTCGTCGACCAGGGAGGCCGTCCGATGA
- a CDS encoding YqeB family protein gives MAAREPGVVEVSGGAGELVLMWAGFPLLGAGLGAALTAAAGWLVDLPWFPFQGWFALLTRLPGQRAYLAGAGVAAVVGLLTAYVGTRERLHVSVDPTEVRLRRDGHRRVVARSGVAGVLLDGKALVLLAADGRELAREKSDLDARRLRPAFTAQGWPWLAQDPHRAAYRRWVPGLPELTGGADVLLGARQRAVEHGRGTEADELRAELARLGVVVRDERKRQYWRLVPRPADRGGPGG, from the coding sequence GTGGCCGCACGGGAGCCCGGCGTCGTCGAGGTCAGCGGCGGAGCCGGTGAGCTGGTGCTGATGTGGGCCGGGTTCCCGCTTCTGGGGGCGGGACTGGGCGCGGCGCTGACCGCCGCGGCCGGCTGGCTGGTCGACCTGCCGTGGTTCCCGTTCCAGGGCTGGTTCGCGCTGCTCACCCGGCTTCCCGGGCAGCGGGCCTACCTGGCCGGTGCCGGCGTGGCGGCGGTGGTCGGGCTGCTGACCGCGTACGTGGGCACCCGGGAACGGCTGCACGTGTCCGTCGACCCGACCGAGGTGCGGCTGCGCCGCGACGGTCACCGCCGGGTCGTCGCCCGTTCCGGGGTGGCCGGCGTGCTCCTGGACGGCAAGGCGCTCGTGCTGCTGGCCGCCGACGGCCGGGAACTGGCCCGGGAGAAGTCGGACCTCGACGCGCGCCGGCTGCGCCCCGCGTTCACCGCCCAGGGCTGGCCCTGGCTCGCGCAGGACCCGCATCGGGCGGCGTACCGGCGGTGGGTGCCGGGGCTGCCGGAGCTGACGGGCGGCGCGGACGTGCTGCTGGGGGCCCGGCAGCGGGCCGTCGAGCACGGCCGGGGCACCGAGGCCGACGAGTTGCGCGCCGAGCTGGCCCGGCTGGGGGTGGTGGTCCGCGACGAGCGCAAGCGGCAGTACTGGCGGCTGGTCCCGCGTCCGGCGGACCGGGGCGGTCCCGGCGGGTAG
- a CDS encoding response regulator, with protein sequence MILDGAPGVSVVGEATDGAEVPAAVAAYAPDVVLMDIRMPRVDGLAATEALRATAEPPEVLVLTTFDADEQVLRALRAGAGGFLLKDTPPAEIVAAVRRVAAGEATLSPAITRRLIAHVTAPVPVSGPDARRDRAVRLLDGLTPREREVAVALGQGRTNAEISAQLFMSVPTVKAYVSRLLTKLDLNNRVQVALLVHDAGLV encoded by the coding sequence ATGATCCTCGACGGCGCGCCCGGCGTCAGCGTGGTCGGCGAGGCGACCGACGGCGCCGAGGTCCCGGCGGCCGTCGCCGCGTACGCCCCGGACGTGGTGCTGATGGACATCCGGATGCCCCGGGTCGACGGGCTGGCTGCCACCGAGGCGCTGCGGGCGACGGCGGAGCCGCCGGAGGTGCTGGTGCTGACCACCTTCGACGCCGACGAGCAGGTGCTGCGCGCGCTGCGCGCCGGGGCGGGCGGTTTCCTGCTCAAGGACACCCCGCCCGCCGAGATCGTGGCGGCGGTACGCCGGGTGGCGGCGGGGGAGGCCACCCTGTCCCCGGCGATCACCCGCCGGCTCATCGCCCACGTGACCGCCCCGGTGCCGGTGTCCGGCCCGGACGCGCGCCGGGACCGGGCGGTGCGGCTGCTGGACGGGCTGACCCCGCGCGAGCGGGAGGTGGCGGTGGCCCTCGGTCAGGGGCGCACCAACGCGGAGATCTCGGCGCAGCTGTTCATGAGCGTGCCGACGGTCAAGGCGTACGTGTCGCGGCTGCTCACCAAGCTCGACCTCAACAACCGGGTCCAGGTCGCGTTGCTGGTGCACGACGCCGGGCTGGTCTGA
- a CDS encoding SOUL family heme-binding protein — protein sequence MTERQPYRVVARHPGFELRRYPAHLVAEVRVDGSFEAAVNDAFRPLARYLGGANRSRRELAMTAPVVQEPAGSERIAMTAPVVQEEGDRPGCWLVRFVMPTGYTPATLPTPEDPRITTREIPEQLAAAARFSGRWTTRAFEQRATALGRAVTAAGFSPVGAVRYARFDPPWKPWFLRRNEVVLPVAE from the coding sequence ATGACCGAGCGGCAGCCGTACCGGGTGGTGGCCCGGCACCCGGGCTTCGAGCTGCGCCGCTACCCCGCCCACCTGGTCGCCGAGGTCCGCGTCGACGGGTCCTTCGAGGCCGCCGTCAACGACGCCTTCCGGCCGCTGGCCCGCTACCTGGGCGGCGCCAACCGGTCGCGGCGGGAGCTGGCGATGACCGCTCCCGTGGTGCAGGAGCCGGCCGGCTCGGAACGGATCGCGATGACCGCCCCGGTGGTGCAGGAGGAGGGGGACCGGCCCGGCTGCTGGCTGGTGCGGTTCGTCATGCCGACCGGCTACACCCCGGCGACGCTGCCCACCCCGGAGGACCCCCGGATCACCACCCGGGAGATCCCCGAGCAGCTCGCCGCCGCGGCGCGCTTCTCCGGCCGGTGGACCACCCGGGCCTTCGAGCAGCGGGCCACCGCGCTGGGTCGGGCGGTCACCGCCGCCGGGTTCAGCCCGGTGGGCGCCGTCCGCTACGCCCGCTTCGACCCGCCGTGGAAGCCGTGGTTCCTGCGCCGTAACGAGGTGGTCCTCCCGGTCGCTGAATGA
- a CDS encoding 4Fe-4S single cluster domain-containing protein encodes MDAYSISEAGPVGRPAGPTELVRVARFLPATRAEGPGERTAVWVQGCAVRCPGCFNPQLWTFRGGTATAPADLVRQVLAAGTEGLTLLGGEPFDQAAALAEVAAGVRRAGRSVMTFTGYTRDGLRRAVEAGRNDVARLLAETDLLVAGPFRADLVDPTRPWVGSTNQEFVLLNDRFPDLLAGLHGTPDRLEVVVDPAGRVEINGWAELDALDELLAGVELRPARPERG; translated from the coding sequence ATGGACGCGTACTCGATTTCTGAGGCCGGCCCGGTCGGCCGGCCGGCGGGCCCGACGGAACTGGTGCGGGTGGCCCGGTTCCTGCCCGCCACCCGGGCCGAAGGGCCGGGGGAGCGCACCGCCGTCTGGGTGCAGGGCTGCGCGGTCCGCTGCCCCGGCTGCTTCAACCCGCAGCTGTGGACCTTCCGGGGCGGCACCGCGACCGCGCCGGCCGACCTGGTCCGGCAGGTCCTGGCCGCCGGCACCGAGGGGCTCACCCTGCTCGGCGGGGAGCCGTTCGACCAGGCCGCCGCGCTGGCCGAGGTGGCCGCCGGGGTACGCCGGGCCGGCCGCTCGGTGATGACCTTCACCGGGTACACCCGGGACGGTTTGCGCCGGGCCGTCGAGGCCGGCCGTAACGACGTCGCCCGGTTGCTGGCCGAGACCGACCTGCTGGTGGCCGGGCCGTTCCGGGCCGACCTGGTCGATCCGACGCGGCCCTGGGTGGGCTCCACCAACCAGGAGTTCGTGCTGCTCAACGACCGGTTCCCGGACCTGCTCGCCGGGCTGCACGGCACCCCGGACCGGCTGGAGGTGGTGGTCGACCCGGCCGGTCGGGTCGAGATCAACGGCTGGGCGGAGCTGGACGCGCTGGACGAGCTGCTCGCCGGGGTCGAGCTGCGCCCGGCCCGACCGGAGCGCGGCTGA
- a CDS encoding NAD(P)-dependent oxidoreductase, with protein sequence MTNIVVFGAGGTAGSRIAAEAVERGHRVTAAVRRPEATGYLPPGVRTVTGDATSARSVKELATDADVFVVAIGGGERELWGDAARTLVRTLGELPDPPRVIHVGGGATLLTPKGTPYLDEPDFPTEYRDSAEGQADALAVYRSSADGVTWTYVSPPPLEFHPGERTGHYRTGTDEPVTDAQGRSVLTYEDLAVAIVDEIESPRFRNARFTAAY encoded by the coding sequence ATGACCAACATCGTCGTGTTCGGCGCCGGCGGCACCGCGGGGTCGCGGATCGCGGCCGAGGCGGTCGAGCGGGGGCACCGGGTGACCGCGGCGGTACGCCGCCCCGAGGCGACCGGCTACCTGCCGCCCGGCGTACGGACGGTGACCGGCGACGCCACCTCGGCGCGCAGCGTCAAGGAGCTGGCCACCGACGCCGACGTGTTCGTGGTGGCCATCGGGGGCGGCGAGCGGGAGCTGTGGGGTGACGCCGCCCGCACGCTGGTGCGGACGCTGGGCGAGCTGCCCGACCCGCCCCGGGTGATCCACGTGGGCGGCGGGGCGACCCTGCTCACCCCGAAGGGCACGCCGTACCTGGACGAGCCGGACTTCCCGACCGAGTACCGGGACTCGGCCGAGGGTCAGGCCGACGCCCTGGCCGTCTACCGCTCCTCGGCCGACGGGGTGACCTGGACGTACGTCTCACCACCGCCGCTGGAGTTCCACCCGGGCGAGCGCACCGGCCACTACCGCACCGGCACCGACGAGCCGGTGACCGACGCGCAGGGCCGGTCGGTGCTCACCTACGAGGACCTGGCGGTGGCGATCGTCGACGAGATCGAGAGCCCGCGGTTCCGCAACGCGCGCTTCACCGCCGCGTACTGA
- a CDS encoding D-Ala-D-Ala carboxypeptidase family metallohydrolase, whose product MRVNTLKRAAVAFALALPGAAIATAVAAPAAHADGCYTWKRTLSQGSSGSDVRQLQIRVGGWAGYRDIVRVDGIYGPETAAAVRRFQSAYGLRADGVAGPQTFAKIYDLQDDDCTPKHFSYAELDNGCGKGGWSGGPLSANATRENAIRTMWKLEALRRSLGDKPVSVSSGFRSIACNSQVGGASDSQHLYGNAADLSGSASLCQLARTARNHGFSGIYGPGYPDHDDHVHVDSRRENNSDNSRNTTSWSAPDCGVGAGSD is encoded by the coding sequence GTGCGCGTGAACACCCTCAAGCGGGCCGCTGTCGCATTCGCGCTGGCGCTGCCCGGGGCCGCCATCGCCACGGCGGTCGCCGCGCCGGCCGCACACGCCGACGGCTGCTACACCTGGAAGAGGACCCTCTCCCAGGGCAGCTCCGGCTCCGACGTCCGCCAGTTGCAGATCCGGGTGGGCGGCTGGGCCGGCTACCGGGACATCGTCCGCGTCGACGGGATCTACGGCCCGGAGACCGCCGCCGCGGTCCGCCGGTTCCAGTCCGCGTACGGGCTGCGGGCCGACGGCGTCGCCGGACCGCAGACCTTCGCCAAGATCTACGACCTGCAGGACGACGACTGCACGCCGAAACACTTCAGCTACGCCGAACTCGACAACGGGTGCGGCAAGGGCGGCTGGAGCGGCGGTCCGCTCTCCGCGAACGCCACCCGGGAGAACGCGATCCGCACCATGTGGAAACTGGAGGCGCTGCGGCGCAGCCTCGGCGACAAGCCGGTCTCCGTGAGCAGCGGCTTCCGCAGCATCGCCTGCAACAGCCAGGTCGGTGGCGCGTCCGACAGCCAGCACCTCTACGGCAACGCGGCCGACCTGTCCGGCAGCGCGTCGCTGTGCCAGCTCGCCCGCACGGCCCGCAACCACGGCTTCAGCGGCATCTACGGCCCCGGCTACCCGGACCACGACGACCACGTCCACGTGGACTCGCGCCGGGAGAACAACAGCGACAACAGCCGGAACACGACCAGTTGGTCCGCGCCCGACTGCGGCGTCGGCGCCGGCAGCGACTGA